The following proteins are co-located in the Paludibaculum fermentans genome:
- a CDS encoding TonB-dependent receptor, whose translation MLLLPASAATGGSLAGVVTDGSRLVIPGVSVSATNFATGIVQHTLTNDAGFYAFPVLPVGTYELTIEHPGFKPYKQTGIDLRSDGAVKLDVPLEIGPRSEVVVVTEALAQVETANTQLGDVIRGSKMTGIPVNGRSYTDLLALQPGVTPVSAKQPNAVMMSGCASAPPSGDSNPGDMSVSGQRETANGFAVNGSSVQETFNMFAAVVPNLDSIEEFRVLTGSFDAEYGNYSGGQIVVTTKSGTNERHGSAFEFARDTNLAARNFFAPTRAKYDRHQFGGTLGGALRKDSAFFFIDYQGTRMTRGVDTGLISVPSPQNREGDFSANSDRLTGTVNGQYWANRLTSKLGYAVSPGMPYYTAGCTNTAQCVFPNAKIPKSIWSAPARNLLSYIPLPNQGSNIFSTANQDQTLRDDKGAARVDFNTRWGALSGYYFSDDYTFDNPYPTGQGGANVPGFNALSLGRAQMAAIGLTTTLSPTSTNELRLSYMRTANNIGQPVGGVGPTLASQGFVDENGQPGIVALAPEIEGIENIAFNDFTIGVNVTGVRQANNTFQVSDTYAKVLGRHLLKFGGNVHFDQINIAPNATYNGTFMFQGTETGSDFADYLLGIASVYAQGDSKHFYPRNKYIGLYAQDRWQVHSTLTLNYGLRWDVLPPWSEKYNQLQTAVLGQQSIVYPNAPNGLVFPGDPGVPSTLAPTRYNNFAPRIGLAWAPAFENGLLGRLFGTGQKTSIRAGFGLYYTAIEGLSAGIMSANPPYGMDFDSFGPPLFETPFVIAATGENVGQRFPSSIATPGASAQNPNTSVDWSRYLPVAHMPGYFNQNVTPYTSSYMFSLQREVARDTTLSLSYVGSQAHHLLVLVAANPGNAGLCVSLSRPEDVMPGTATCGPFGENNTYYARDGRVYRGTRGPFSSDFAGFTHQKTIGNSNFNALEASLRHTGRQGDLLVGYTYGKSLDQSSSLSESINPFNGGLSKAVSAFDLRHNLVASYHWMLPLPRLLGMRNAWIEGWSLSGITRLSSGLPVTMFNNNDTSLIGSIPNGINSDGLDTPDVRHGDLAINTDPRNGRSAFDTSLFSLPALGTMGTAARRFFYGPGMLNFDAALLRTVRLSETRSLDLRLEAFNVSNHAQFFGAAVVNGNISSPTFGRILSATAPRVIQLGAKFRF comes from the coding sequence ATGCTCTTGTTGCCTGCGTCCGCGGCCACCGGCGGCAGCCTCGCCGGCGTTGTCACCGACGGCAGCCGCTTAGTCATTCCCGGTGTCTCGGTCAGTGCCACCAACTTCGCCACGGGAATCGTGCAGCACACCCTCACCAATGACGCCGGCTTCTACGCCTTCCCCGTACTGCCCGTTGGCACCTACGAACTCACCATTGAGCACCCCGGCTTCAAACCCTACAAGCAGACGGGCATCGACCTCCGTTCCGACGGAGCGGTCAAGCTGGATGTCCCTCTCGAGATCGGCCCGCGTAGCGAGGTTGTGGTCGTCACCGAAGCCCTCGCCCAGGTAGAAACCGCCAACACCCAACTGGGCGATGTCATCCGCGGCAGTAAGATGACCGGCATCCCCGTCAATGGCCGCAGCTATACTGACCTGCTCGCCCTCCAGCCCGGCGTGACCCCCGTCAGTGCCAAGCAGCCCAACGCCGTGATGATGTCCGGCTGCGCCAGCGCGCCGCCCTCTGGAGACTCGAATCCCGGCGACATGTCGGTCAGCGGCCAGCGCGAAACGGCCAACGGCTTCGCCGTAAACGGTAGCTCAGTCCAGGAGACCTTCAACATGTTCGCGGCCGTCGTGCCCAACCTCGACTCCATTGAGGAGTTCCGCGTCCTCACCGGCAGCTTCGACGCCGAATACGGCAACTACAGCGGCGGCCAGATTGTCGTCACCACCAAGTCAGGTACCAACGAACGACACGGCAGCGCCTTCGAATTCGCCCGCGATACCAACCTCGCCGCCCGCAACTTCTTCGCGCCCACTCGCGCCAAGTACGATCGCCACCAATTCGGCGGCACCCTCGGTGGAGCCCTCCGCAAAGACTCCGCCTTCTTCTTCATCGACTACCAAGGCACCCGCATGACCCGCGGTGTCGACACCGGTCTCATCTCCGTCCCCTCGCCCCAGAATCGTGAAGGCGACTTCTCCGCCAATTCAGACCGCCTCACCGGCACCGTCAATGGCCAGTACTGGGCCAACCGCCTAACCTCGAAGCTCGGCTACGCAGTCTCGCCCGGCATGCCCTACTACACCGCCGGCTGCACCAACACCGCGCAGTGCGTCTTCCCCAATGCGAAGATCCCCAAGTCCATCTGGTCGGCGCCGGCCAGGAACCTGCTCTCCTACATCCCCCTGCCCAACCAGGGCTCGAACATCTTCTCCACCGCCAACCAGGACCAGACGCTGCGCGATGACAAAGGCGCCGCCCGCGTCGACTTCAATACCCGCTGGGGCGCCCTTTCCGGCTACTACTTCTCAGACGACTACACCTTCGACAATCCTTATCCCACCGGCCAGGGCGGCGCGAACGTACCCGGCTTTAATGCGCTGTCCCTCGGCCGCGCGCAGATGGCCGCCATCGGCCTCACCACTACCCTAAGCCCTACCTCCACCAATGAGCTCCGCCTCAGCTACATGCGTACCGCCAACAACATCGGCCAGCCCGTCGGCGGCGTCGGACCTACGCTTGCCTCCCAGGGCTTCGTCGACGAGAACGGCCAGCCCGGCATCGTGGCCCTCGCACCTGAGATCGAGGGGATCGAGAACATCGCCTTCAACGACTTCACCATCGGCGTCAACGTCACTGGCGTGCGTCAGGCCAACAATACTTTCCAGGTCTCTGATACTTACGCCAAGGTACTCGGCCGCCACCTCCTGAAGTTCGGCGGGAACGTCCACTTCGACCAGATCAACATCGCGCCAAACGCCACCTACAACGGAACGTTCATGTTCCAGGGCACCGAGACCGGCTCCGACTTCGCCGACTATCTGCTCGGCATCGCCAGCGTCTACGCCCAGGGCGACTCCAAGCACTTCTACCCCCGCAACAAATACATCGGGCTCTATGCCCAGGACCGCTGGCAGGTGCACTCCACCCTCACCCTCAACTACGGCCTCCGCTGGGACGTTCTCCCACCGTGGAGCGAGAAGTACAACCAGCTCCAGACCGCCGTACTCGGCCAGCAGTCCATCGTCTATCCGAACGCGCCCAACGGCCTGGTCTTCCCGGGCGACCCTGGCGTGCCTTCCACTCTCGCCCCCACCCGTTACAACAACTTCGCGCCGCGCATCGGCCTGGCTTGGGCGCCAGCCTTCGAGAACGGCCTGCTGGGCCGCCTGTTCGGCACGGGCCAGAAGACCAGCATCCGCGCGGGTTTCGGCCTCTACTACACCGCCATTGAAGGACTCTCGGCCGGTATCATGAGCGCGAATCCGCCCTACGGCATGGACTTCGACAGCTTCGGACCCCCGCTCTTCGAGACCCCCTTCGTCATCGCCGCCACCGGCGAAAATGTGGGTCAGCGCTTCCCCTCGTCCATCGCCACGCCCGGAGCCTCCGCGCAGAATCCGAACACCTCCGTCGACTGGTCGCGCTACCTGCCGGTGGCCCACATGCCCGGCTACTTCAACCAGAACGTCACGCCTTACACCAGCAGCTACATGTTCTCCCTGCAGAGGGAAGTGGCGCGCGACACCACACTCAGCCTCAGCTACGTCGGCTCCCAGGCCCACCACCTGCTAGTCCTCGTAGCCGCCAACCCGGGCAATGCAGGCCTTTGCGTCAGTCTCAGCCGGCCCGAGGACGTCATGCCCGGCACCGCGACCTGCGGGCCCTTCGGCGAAAACAACACCTATTACGCCAGGGACGGACGTGTCTATCGCGGCACGCGCGGACCCTTCAGCTCCGACTTCGCCGGCTTCACCCACCAGAAAACCATCGGCAACTCCAACTTCAACGCACTGGAGGCCTCCCTCCGGCACACCGGCAGGCAGGGCGATCTGCTCGTCGGCTACACCTACGGTAAGTCGCTGGACCAGTCATCGAGCCTCTCGGAGTCGATCAATCCGTTCAATGGCGGCCTGAGCAAGGCTGTGTCCGCGTTTGACCTGCGCCACAACCTGGTGGCCAGCTACCACTGGATGCTGCCGCTGCCGCGACTGCTGGGGATGCGCAATGCGTGGATCGAAGGCTGGTCGCTCTCCGGCATCACGCGCCTGAGTTCCGGCCTGCCGGTGACGATGTTCAACAACAACGACACTTCGTTGATCGGCTCCATCCCCAACGGAATCAACAGCGACGGCCTCGACACACCCGATGTCCGTCACGGCGATCTGGCGATCAATACGGATCCCCGCAATGGGCGGTCCGCCTTCGACACCAGCCTCTTCAGCCTGCCTGCCCTGGGCACGATGGGCACTGCAGCCCGCCGCTTCTTCTACGGGCCCGGAATGCTGAACTTCGACGCGGCCCTATTGAGGACCGTCCGCCTCTCCGAGACCCGGTCGCTCGACCTCCGCCTGGAGGCGTTCAACGTGTCCAACCATGCCCAGTTCTTTGGGGCTGCGGTCGTGAACGGCAATATCAGCAGCCCCACCTTCGGTCGGATCCTCAGTGCCACCGCTCCGCGCGTGATTCAGCTGGGAGCGAAGTTCCGCTTCTGA
- a CDS encoding prolyl oligopeptidase family serine peptidase: MKPLVSTVLCILMAVPASPQAVPARPLPLTVDSIMRGPGLYGYPPRAIRWSGNGQRVYFEWKLCTDPLDKDYDTYVVNRDGSGLTKLSEDDAKLAPPATGSESKDKKLVVYGDHGDLFLYDRTTDKVRQLTKTSDAESNPQFTRDARKVAFVRSGNLYTLSLADGVLEQLTDIRPAGATPAAPAATGPRRGAQGEASDEETKKGTDSQEALKKEERELLDIVDRRAKKREESEARRKKENPRKPMNLGPRQTAANILLAPDETYAVVTVTERAADAKTTVVPNYVTEAGYTEDIPSRTNVGDTPNRSRMAMVKVATGEVTWLDHGQKLPADDKVKPPVKESERPVTLLNPRWSADGTKLAVAGRSGDNKDRWIFAADTSTGKLNPIFHLHDDAWVDGPGSFQLGWLPDNHTLYFQAEITGWSHLYTIDWTGGEPKALTSGNWEVESVELSKDESRFGLVTSEASVHERDFYWMSVNGGPRTRITSQPGDYDVTVSPDEQMLAVVHSYTNKPPDLYLMENKPGAAMTRVTTSPAPEFSSFPWLDAPIVKVPARDGAGVPARLYQPKNWKKGGPAVIFVHGAGYLQNVHRWWSSYSREYMFHHLLMERGYLVIDVDYRGSAGYGRDWRTGIYRHMGGKDLDDQVDAARYIVKEFGVDPKRIGLYGGSYGGFITLMALFTQPDVFAAGAALRPVTDWAHYNHGYTSNILNLPQKDLEAYKQSSPIYHAAGLKGALLICHGMVDTNVHFQDTVRLVQKLIELRKENWEVAMFPVEDHGFVQPTSWADEYKRILRLFETNLKK, encoded by the coding sequence ATGAAGCCGTTAGTCTCTACCGTTTTGTGCATTTTGATGGCCGTGCCGGCGTCGCCGCAGGCCGTGCCGGCCAGGCCTCTGCCGCTGACAGTCGATTCCATCATGCGCGGCCCAGGGCTCTATGGCTACCCGCCGCGCGCCATCCGTTGGTCCGGCAACGGTCAAAGAGTCTACTTCGAGTGGAAGTTGTGCACCGATCCGCTCGACAAGGATTACGACACATATGTGGTGAACCGTGACGGCTCGGGCCTCACCAAACTCAGCGAGGACGACGCGAAACTTGCCCCGCCCGCCACGGGCAGCGAGTCGAAGGACAAGAAACTGGTGGTCTACGGCGACCACGGTGATCTATTCCTCTACGACCGGACCACCGACAAGGTCCGCCAGCTCACGAAGACATCCGACGCCGAATCGAACCCACAGTTCACCCGCGACGCCCGCAAGGTCGCCTTTGTCCGCTCGGGGAATTTGTATACCCTTTCGCTGGCGGATGGTGTGCTGGAGCAACTCACGGACATCCGCCCTGCCGGAGCCACACCGGCCGCTCCAGCCGCCACGGGCCCCCGCCGCGGAGCCCAGGGAGAAGCCTCCGATGAGGAGACGAAGAAGGGCACCGACAGCCAGGAAGCGCTGAAGAAGGAAGAGCGCGAACTCCTCGATATCGTCGACCGCCGTGCCAAGAAGCGTGAGGAGAGCGAAGCCCGCCGCAAGAAGGAGAACCCGCGCAAGCCGATGAACCTCGGCCCGCGCCAGACAGCCGCCAACATCCTGCTGGCGCCGGACGAGACCTACGCCGTGGTGACCGTGACGGAACGCGCGGCCGACGCCAAAACCACCGTCGTCCCCAATTACGTCACCGAGGCCGGTTATACCGAAGACATCCCTTCCCGCACGAATGTCGGGGATACGCCCAACCGTAGCCGCATGGCGATGGTGAAGGTGGCCACCGGCGAGGTGACATGGCTGGATCACGGCCAGAAGCTGCCCGCCGATGACAAAGTCAAACCGCCAGTGAAGGAATCCGAGCGGCCCGTCACACTGCTCAACCCGCGCTGGTCCGCGGACGGGACGAAACTTGCCGTGGCCGGACGTTCCGGCGACAACAAGGACCGCTGGATCTTCGCCGCCGACACATCCACTGGCAAGCTCAACCCCATCTTCCATCTGCACGACGACGCCTGGGTAGACGGGCCAGGCAGCTTCCAACTCGGGTGGCTGCCCGACAATCACACTCTGTACTTCCAGGCAGAGATCACCGGCTGGTCGCATCTTTACACCATTGACTGGACTGGCGGCGAGCCCAAGGCGCTCACTTCCGGCAACTGGGAAGTGGAGTCCGTCGAATTGTCGAAGGACGAATCCCGGTTCGGCCTGGTGACCAGTGAGGCGAGTGTCCACGAACGCGATTTCTATTGGATGTCCGTCAACGGCGGACCAAGGACCCGCATCACATCGCAGCCCGGCGACTACGACGTCACGGTCTCACCCGACGAGCAGATGCTGGCCGTCGTACACAGCTACACCAACAAGCCGCCGGACCTTTACCTGATGGAGAATAAACCCGGCGCAGCCATGACCCGTGTCACTACCTCGCCGGCGCCTGAGTTCTCTTCCTTCCCTTGGCTCGACGCACCCATCGTCAAGGTGCCTGCCCGCGACGGAGCAGGCGTCCCGGCCCGTCTCTATCAGCCAAAGAACTGGAAGAAGGGCGGACCGGCGGTGATTTTCGTGCATGGCGCGGGCTACCTGCAGAATGTGCACCGCTGGTGGTCAAGCTACTCGCGCGAATACATGTTCCACCATCTGCTGATGGAGCGCGGCTACCTGGTGATCGACGTGGACTACCGCGGCTCCGCCGGCTACGGCCGCGACTGGCGCACAGGCATCTACCGGCACATGGGCGGCAAGGATCTCGACGACCAGGTAGATGCGGCGCGTTACATCGTGAAGGAGTTTGGTGTAGATCCCAAGCGCATCGGGCTCTATGGCGGGTCGTACGGTGGCTTCATCACCCTGATGGCGCTCTTTACGCAGCCGGATGTCTTCGCCGCGGGCGCGGCGCTGCGCCCGGTCACCGATTGGGCGCATTACAACCACGGCTACACTTCGAACATCCTGAACCTGCCGCAGAAGGACCTCGAAGCCTACAAGCAGAGTTCTCCCATCTACCACGCCGCCGGCCTGAAAGGCGCCCTGCTGATCTGTCACGGCATGGTGGACACAAATGTGCACTTCCAGGACACGGTCCGGCTGGTGCAGAAGCTGATAGAACTCCGAAAGGAGAACTGGGAGGTAGCCATGTTCCCAGTGGAGGATCACGGCTTCGTGCAGCCCACCAGTTGGGCCGACGAGTATAAGCGGATTCTGCGGTTGTTTGAAACGAATTTGAAGAAATGA